From a single Nostoc sp. MS1 genomic region:
- a CDS encoding heme oxygenase (biliverdin-producing) has product MSSNLASKLRVGTKKAHTMAENVGFVKCFLKGVVEKSSYRKLVANFYYVYSAMEEEMEKHRQHPIVSKINFPQLNRKQSLEQDLSYYYGANWREQIQLSPAGEAYVQRIREISATEPELLIAHSYTRYLGDLSGGQILKNIAVTAMNLTDAQGTAFYEFADIPDEKAFKTKYRQTLDELPIDDATGDRIVDEANAAFGMNMKMFQELEGNLIKAIGMMVYNTLTRKRTRGNTELATAE; this is encoded by the coding sequence ATGAGCAGCAATTTAGCAAGCAAACTGCGTGTTGGTACAAAAAAAGCCCACACAATGGCAGAAAACGTAGGTTTTGTCAAATGCTTTTTAAAAGGAGTGGTAGAAAAAAGCTCTTACCGGAAGCTAGTGGCTAACTTCTACTACGTATACTCGGCGATGGAAGAGGAGATGGAAAAGCATCGCCAACACCCAATTGTTTCCAAAATTAATTTTCCCCAACTGAACCGTAAGCAGAGCTTAGAACAAGACCTGAGTTATTACTACGGCGCTAACTGGCGTGAACAAATCCAACTTTCGCCAGCCGGGGAAGCTTACGTACAACGCATTCGAGAAATTTCAGCTACCGAACCAGAACTGTTAATTGCTCATTCTTATACCCGTTACTTAGGTGATTTATCTGGAGGACAAATCCTCAAGAATATTGCTGTAACAGCAATGAACTTGACCGACGCACAAGGAACAGCCTTTTATGAGTTCGCTGATATTCCTGATGAGAAAGCTTTTAAAACCAAATACCGTCAAACTTTGGATGAGTTACCAATTGATGATGCTACAGGCGATCGCATCGTTGATGAAGCCAACGCTGCTTTTGGCATGAACATGAAAATGTTCCAAGAACTAGAAGGCAACTTAATCAAGGCGATCGGTATGATGGTATACAACACCTTGACCCGCAAACGCACACGCGGCAACACCGAATTAGCTACGGCTGAGTAG
- the hpsP gene encoding hormogonium polysaccharide biosynthesis glycosyltransferase HpsP — protein sequence MKILQIVPSISLIYGGPSQMVLGLAPALAKAGAEVTVITTDSNGDSGQEPLDVPLNVPIKQDGYEIIYFRCSPFRRYKFSLDLLKWLNVHAHEYDIAHIHALFSPVSSATATVCRFKKLPYILRPLGTLDPADLQKKKQLKKLYVEIIERRNLAGAAAIHFTSEQEAKISARFGVNTHDLVIPLGVIALQKPADNAVLNKLGIPQGVPLILFMSRIEPKKGLNLLIPALEKLLASNNNFHFVLAGTNPQDPDYEQQIKDQITNSSLRSHTTITGFVTGELKASLLQVANLFVLPSYYENFGIAVAEAMVAGIPVVISDQVHIWEQVRDSNSGWVGKTEVESLVELLQQALQNPQERQRRGLNAQNYALQNFSWDAIAQQMIQAYREVRE from the coding sequence ATGAAAATTCTCCAAATTGTTCCTTCAATTTCTTTGATTTATGGCGGCCCTAGTCAAATGGTATTAGGGTTAGCACCTGCGTTAGCTAAAGCTGGGGCGGAAGTGACAGTAATTACAACTGATAGTAATGGTGATAGTGGTCAAGAACCTTTAGATGTACCGTTGAATGTTCCTATTAAACAAGATGGTTATGAAATCATCTATTTCCGTTGTTCTCCATTCCGCCGTTATAAGTTCTCTTTGGATTTACTCAAATGGTTAAATGTTCACGCTCATGAATATGATATAGCTCATATCCATGCTTTATTTTCTCCTGTAAGTAGTGCGACGGCTACTGTATGCCGTTTCAAAAAACTACCTTATATTTTGCGACCATTAGGAACTCTTGACCCGGCTGATTTACAGAAGAAAAAGCAATTAAAAAAGTTATATGTAGAAATTATCGAACGGCGTAATTTAGCTGGTGCAGCAGCAATTCATTTTACCAGTGAACAAGAAGCAAAAATATCTGCAAGATTTGGCGTAAATACCCATGATTTAGTTATTCCTTTGGGTGTTATCGCTTTGCAAAAACCAGCAGATAATGCAGTGCTGAATAAATTAGGAATACCTCAAGGTGTGCCATTAATATTATTTATGTCGCGGATTGAACCTAAAAAGGGTTTAAATCTATTAATACCTGCTTTAGAAAAGTTACTCGCCTCTAATAATAACTTTCATTTTGTCTTAGCGGGAACTAACCCCCAAGACCCAGATTATGAACAACAAATAAAAGACCAAATTACTAATTCATCACTGCGATCGCACACTACGATTACAGGCTTTGTTACTGGTGAATTAAAAGCTAGTTTACTACAAGTAGCCAATCTATTCGTCCTCCCTTCCTACTACGAAAACTTTGGTATCGCCGTAGCTGAAGCAATGGTTGCAGGTATACCCGTAGTCATTTCCGATCAAGTGCATATCTGGGAACAAGTGCGTGATAGCAACTCAGGCTGGGTAGGCAAAACAGAGGTAGAATCACTTGTGGAATTATTACAACAAGCACTACAAAATCCCCAAGAACGCCAACGTCGAGGACTAAACGCCCAAAATTATGCCTTACAAAATTTTAGCTGGGATGCGATCGCCCAACAAATGATTCAAGCGTATCGGGAGGTGAGGGAGTAG
- the hpsL gene encoding hormogonium polysaccharide biosynthesis protein HpsL, whose amino-acid sequence MAVTKSKSKRSQKSTKKSQVDTPSLSIKEQLAQKRKAAQARKELISTITTVTFVSLFAGLVAFLVSDIKTAVPVVLGIIIMTLCYKYPLMGMVAFLIYVPFGGTITYYIGNSPILQLAKDTFYFPALIAIWQACRRQNLPLIVPQAIRTPLFILLGVCLLTLLFVNGAQQFSPPDSGPFRQANNGIPLGMGILGLKVLIGYLPLIGCVYYLMKDKKDFLFISRLQVVLILICCGLGIFQFLLLRAGICEGTRYATGDALFKATLEARCYVGGSLVYSPDQGMIRLPGTFVAPWQWAWFLISSTFLAFATGFSDPSVIWRLISLGSMAGIFINAVISGQRIALVLVPVCFVILLFLTGQIGNLKRFIPIGAGLAFLLAIAVFSNPTVVQERLDSLTSRWAASPPQEFIVQQFEDSLRSSNSILGNGLGRATNSARTLGPTRLIETYYPKLLYEVGIVGTLAFLALVSTITFVAFKTYRSIKDKSLRTYGAALWVFILFISYNTYYYPLDVDPVAVYYWFFAGMLFKLPEIGKQEKEDANPQQKNKKKRLQLKL is encoded by the coding sequence ATGGCAGTAACAAAATCAAAATCTAAGCGTTCTCAGAAATCAACCAAGAAGTCACAGGTTGACACCCCTAGCCTGAGTATCAAAGAACAGCTAGCACAAAAGCGTAAAGCAGCACAAGCCCGTAAAGAACTCATTAGCACAATCACTACTGTTACTTTTGTCAGCTTATTTGCAGGACTGGTAGCGTTTTTAGTTAGTGATATTAAAACAGCAGTTCCTGTTGTCTTAGGGATCATAATCATGACCCTGTGTTATAAATATCCGCTTATGGGGATGGTAGCATTTTTAATATATGTACCTTTTGGCGGAACCATCACTTACTACATTGGTAACAGTCCAATTTTGCAACTAGCAAAAGATACTTTCTATTTTCCCGCACTAATTGCTATTTGGCAGGCTTGTCGTCGGCAAAATTTACCTTTAATTGTTCCCCAAGCTATTAGAACACCACTTTTTATTTTGTTAGGTGTGTGTCTTTTAACATTGTTATTTGTCAATGGCGCACAGCAATTTAGTCCTCCTGATTCAGGCCCATTTAGACAAGCCAACAATGGAATACCTTTAGGTATGGGTATTTTAGGGTTAAAAGTACTTATAGGTTATTTACCTTTAATAGGCTGTGTCTATTACTTAATGAAGGACAAAAAAGATTTCCTCTTTATATCGCGTCTCCAAGTTGTCCTTATACTTATCTGTTGTGGATTAGGTATTTTTCAATTTTTACTACTACGGGCTGGGATATGTGAAGGTACTAGATATGCTACGGGGGATGCTTTATTTAAGGCAACATTAGAAGCCAGATGTTACGTAGGTGGTTCTTTAGTTTATAGCCCTGATCAGGGAATGATTAGACTACCAGGAACTTTTGTTGCACCTTGGCAATGGGCATGGTTTTTAATTTCTAGCACTTTTTTGGCTTTTGCTACAGGTTTCTCTGATCCTTCCGTAATTTGGCGGTTAATTAGTCTAGGATCTATGGCTGGTATATTTATTAATGCAGTTATATCCGGGCAAAGAATCGCTTTGGTGTTAGTACCTGTTTGTTTTGTAATTCTGCTTTTCTTGACAGGTCAAATAGGTAATTTGAAACGCTTTATTCCTATAGGTGCAGGGTTAGCGTTTTTGTTAGCAATTGCAGTGTTCTCTAACCCTACGGTTGTTCAAGAAAGATTAGATAGCTTAACTAGTCGCTGGGCAGCTTCGCCACCGCAGGAGTTTATCGTTCAACAATTTGAGGATTCGCTTAGGAGTTCAAATAGTATTTTAGGGAATGGCTTGGGTCGAGCTACTAACTCTGCACGGACTTTAGGCCCCACAAGGTTGATTGAAACTTACTATCCTAAACTACTGTATGAAGTGGGCATAGTAGGTACACTGGCTTTTCTAGCATTAGTTTCTACAATTACTTTTGTAGCTTTTAAAACGTATAGGTCAATAAAAGACAAAAGCTTACGCACTTATGGGGCTGCTTTATGGGTGTTTATCTTGTTTATTAGTTACAACACTTATTACTATCCTCTAGACGTTGACCCGGTAGCCGTCTATTACTGGTTCTTTGCTGGAATGTTGTTTAAATTACCAGAAATAGGTAAACAAGAGAAAGAAGATGCTAATCCTCAACAAAAGAATAAGAAGAAACGTCTACAACTAAAACTTTGA
- the hpsN gene encoding hormogonium polysaccharide biosynthesis glycosyltransferase HpsN has product MGNLPLITVVIPTYGREEPLRDSIVDILNQNYLNYEVLVVDQSPTHKPEIQAYLEEVAAAGKIKWFRLNWASLPGARNYAIRRSSGDVILFIDDDVKLKPGFLAAHAKNYIENPEVGAVAGRVFDRMKLGDSGGKLEIEYLPPEAMDPGIAWYHIDLVHTIKPQQVLTARGCNMSFRRETFTKYGLRFDERFRGSAVREESDFCLRFRRTGYKIWYDPEADLIHLGEETGGCHDISTRSLQYQFTFYHNHFLLSLKNLNFSQCLRLYSRLFDCHVLGRPPCHKSGSPIKILTRAVFFVLGFFNALGSLIQSPWNDGQIYTRLDKESIVISQESLVHSK; this is encoded by the coding sequence ATGGGTAATTTGCCTTTGATTACCGTAGTCATACCGACCTACGGACGAGAGGAACCGCTAAGAGATAGCATTGTAGATATTCTTAATCAGAATTATCTCAACTATGAGGTTTTGGTAGTAGACCAGTCGCCAACACATAAACCAGAAATTCAAGCTTATTTAGAAGAAGTAGCAGCAGCCGGGAAAATAAAATGGTTTCGCCTTAATTGGGCAAGTTTACCAGGCGCACGCAACTATGCTATACGGCGGTCATCTGGAGACGTAATTCTATTTATCGATGATGATGTCAAGTTAAAACCAGGATTTTTAGCAGCCCATGCGAAAAATTACATCGAAAATCCCGAAGTAGGGGCTGTTGCTGGGCGGGTATTTGACAGAATGAAATTAGGTGATTCTGGTGGAAAGTTGGAGATTGAATATTTACCACCAGAAGCGATGGACCCTGGAATTGCTTGGTATCACATTGACCTCGTACATACGATAAAACCCCAGCAAGTGTTAACAGCTAGGGGCTGTAATATGTCGTTTCGGCGAGAGACTTTCACTAAATATGGACTGAGGTTTGATGAAAGATTTCGCGGTAGTGCAGTCCGGGAAGAATCTGATTTTTGTCTCAGGTTCCGGCGGACAGGGTATAAAATTTGGTATGACCCAGAGGCGGATTTAATCCATTTAGGGGAAGAAACAGGGGGGTGTCATGATATTAGTACGCGATCGCTGCAATATCAATTCACCTTCTACCATAATCATTTCCTCTTAAGTTTGAAAAACCTCAACTTTAGCCAATGTCTACGCCTCTACTCACGTTTATTTGATTGTCACGTTTTGGGTCGTCCCCCTTGTCATAAAAGTGGTTCTCCCATCAAAATCCTTACCCGTGCAGTATTTTTCGTATTAGGTTTTTTCAACGCCTTGGGAAGCCTCATCCAATCACCTTGGAATGATGGTCAAATTTATACTCGTCTTGATAAAGAGTCAATAGTCATTAGTCAAGAGTCATTAGTTCATAGTAAATGA
- the glmM gene encoding phosphoglucosamine mutase, translated as MVSSISRSYIREVTPESKGLGKVVEGSFAPSMISLPATPLFGTDGIRGKVGELLSAPLALQIGYWAGLVLRSHASQLGPVILGQDSRNSSDMLAMALSAGLTAAGLEVWYLGLCPTPCVAYLTSVSEAIGGVMISASHNPPEDNGIKIFSANGGKLAQALQAEIEDGLRGNLPVPAILGNCGRHYSRLELVRDYGEALKQPLQGAVNLQGMKIVLDLAWGAAVGLAPAIFQEMGAEVICLHNAADGDRINVNCGSTHLEMLQAAVAEHHADVGFAFDGDADRVLAVDSTGRPVNGDYILYLWGLHLKQQNQLPDNLIVSTVMANLGFERAWQQQGGKLIRTAVGDQYVQAEMVKTGGMLGGEQSGHILCRHYGMTGDGVLTALHLASLVKQAGVSLTELVDQSFQTYPQLLRNVRVVDRDRRLNWQNCEPVQQAIALAETAMGDAGRILVRASGTEPVIRVMVEAANAELANHWTSELVAQVQQHLTP; from the coding sequence ATGGTTTCATCTATATCTAGAAGCTATATCAGAGAAGTTACACCTGAATCTAAGGGTTTAGGAAAAGTAGTAGAGGGCAGTTTTGCACCCAGTATGATATCTTTACCCGCTACGCCTTTGTTTGGTACGGATGGTATTCGCGGCAAGGTAGGGGAATTATTAAGTGCGCCGTTGGCTTTACAAATTGGTTATTGGGCTGGTTTAGTTTTACGTAGCCATGCCAGTCAATTAGGCCCAGTCATACTAGGACAAGATTCTCGCAACTCTAGCGATATGTTGGCGATGGCTTTGAGTGCTGGTTTGACGGCTGCTGGTTTAGAAGTTTGGTATTTAGGGTTATGTCCTACCCCTTGTGTAGCTTATCTCACCAGCGTTAGTGAAGCTATTGGTGGCGTGATGATTTCTGCTAGCCATAACCCACCAGAAGATAATGGCATTAAGATTTTTAGCGCGAATGGTGGCAAGTTAGCCCAGGCTTTACAAGCAGAAATTGAAGATGGTTTAAGGGGAAATCTGCCTGTTCCAGCGATTCTCGGTAATTGCGGACGGCATTACTCAAGGCTAGAGTTAGTCAGAGATTATGGTGAAGCCTTAAAACAACCCCTGCAAGGCGCAGTAAATCTGCAAGGGATGAAGATTGTACTAGATTTAGCCTGGGGTGCAGCCGTTGGGTTAGCACCAGCAATATTTCAGGAAATGGGAGCAGAAGTTATTTGCTTACATAATGCCGCAGATGGCGATCGCATCAACGTTAACTGCGGTTCTACCCACCTAGAAATGTTACAAGCGGCTGTAGCTGAACATCATGCCGATGTTGGTTTTGCTTTTGATGGTGATGCCGATCGCGTTTTGGCAGTTGATTCCACTGGTCGTCCTGTAAATGGCGACTATATCCTCTACCTGTGGGGATTGCATCTCAAACAACAAAACCAACTGCCAGATAACTTAATTGTTTCTACAGTAATGGCAAATCTGGGTTTTGAGCGGGCTTGGCAACAACAGGGCGGTAAATTAATTCGTACAGCCGTCGGCGACCAATATGTGCAAGCCGAGATGGTCAAAACTGGGGGAATGTTAGGAGGTGAACAATCAGGTCATATCCTCTGCCGCCATTATGGGATGACTGGTGATGGTGTGTTAACCGCTTTGCATTTGGCAAGTTTGGTCAAACAAGCTGGTGTTTCCTTAACCGAATTGGTAGACCAAAGCTTCCAAACCTATCCCCAATTGTTACGGAATGTGCGAGTGGTAGACCGCGATCGCCGTTTAAACTGGCAAAATTGCGAACCAGTACAACAAGCGATCGCCCTAGCCGAGACTGCAATGGGTGATGCTGGTAGAATCCTAGTCCGGGCTTCTGGTACAGAACCTGTGATTCGAGTCATGGTAGAAGCCGCTAACGCTGAACTCGCTAACCATTGGACTAGTGAATTAGTTGCCCAAGTACAGCAGCATTTAACACCATAA
- a CDS encoding substrate-binding domain-containing protein: MAKKKSKSSQVYTSTAILAASLVFTYVPLPGSQQTVIIVSGTELQEPLQQLATKFQQEHPDIKLELKFQGSQDMVNKYIDQKNDFKPTVLIPANGEILTELSDRLRATDNTSPFYDSPRPIAKTILVAIAWQERGKVLFPDGRFQWQRVEQAMQASNWQKIGGSSDWGSFDFVTTDPTRSNSGQVTLNLWTQAKLGGQVNNNSFNNPSVQSLFSLVKKSVYQPPRSTDILLQEFITRGPNDADVATVYESVALYRWQQSSASSGRPYQIYYLNPSIESTATAAIVRRDVDSGKADAAKKFLDFVTQPAQQSVLVEYGFRPVNDAVDLKSVPKSPWNQNIPGAEVKPTVQTIPPPNAETITEIQRLWERAN, from the coding sequence ATGGCTAAGAAAAAGTCCAAGTCTTCCCAAGTTTATACATCCACTGCAATTCTTGCTGCATCATTAGTTTTCACTTATGTCCCACTGCCTGGGTCACAACAAACTGTAATTATTGTCAGTGGAACAGAATTACAAGAACCATTACAACAGTTAGCAACCAAGTTTCAGCAGGAACATCCAGATATTAAATTGGAACTAAAATTTCAAGGTTCCCAGGATATGGTCAATAAATATATTGACCAAAAAAATGATTTTAAACCAACTGTATTAATTCCCGCTAATGGGGAAATTTTAACAGAATTAAGCGATCGCCTCCGCGCCACTGATAACACTTCCCCCTTTTACGACTCGCCTCGACCTATAGCTAAAACCATATTGGTGGCTATAGCTTGGCAGGAAAGGGGTAAAGTTCTGTTTCCCGATGGCCGCTTTCAATGGCAAAGAGTCGAACAAGCTATGCAGGCTAGTAACTGGCAAAAAATTGGTGGTTCTAGTGACTGGGGTAGCTTTGATTTTGTTACTACAGACCCCACCCGTTCTAATAGCGGTCAGGTAACGTTAAACCTGTGGACACAAGCAAAATTAGGCGGACAAGTTAATAATAATAGTTTCAATAACCCATCTGTGCAGTCTTTGTTTAGTTTAGTGAAAAAATCAGTTTATCAGCCACCCCGTTCTACAGATATTCTCTTGCAAGAGTTTATTACTAGAGGCCCCAATGATGCTGATGTAGCTACAGTATACGAGAGTGTAGCCCTTTATCGCTGGCAACAGTCAAGTGCAAGTAGTGGTAGACCTTATCAAATTTATTATCTCAATCCTTCGATTGAATCCACAGCCACAGCCGCCATTGTCCGCCGGGATGTTGACTCAGGAAAGGCAGATGCAGCCAAGAAGTTCCTCGACTTTGTAACCCAACCTGCACAACAGTCTGTATTGGTTGAGTATGGTTTTCGTCCGGTAAATGATGCTGTTGATTTAAAATCTGTACCGAAAAGTCCCTGGAATCAAAATATTCCCGGTGCTGAGGTAAAACCAACCGTACAAACCATACCACCACCAAACGCAGAAACTATCACCGAAATTCAACGGCTATGGGAAAGAGCGAATTAG
- the groL gene encoding chaperonin GroEL (60 kDa chaperone family; promotes refolding of misfolded polypeptides especially under stressful conditions; forms two stacked rings of heptamers to form a barrel-shaped 14mer; ends can be capped by GroES; misfolded proteins enter the barrel where they are refolded when GroES binds) codes for MAKIIAFDEESRRALERGVNALADAVKITLGPKGRNVLLEKKYGTPQIVNDGITVAKEIELEDPLENTGARLIQEVASKTKDVAGDGTTTATVLVQALIKEGLKNVAAGSNPVSLKRGIDKTTEALVAEIAKVAKPVEGSAIAQVATVSAGNDEEVGNMIAEAVERVTKDGVITVEESKSLTTELDVVEGMQIDRGYISPYFITNNERQTVELENARILITDKKINSIQELVPILEKVARLGQPLLIVAEDVEGDALATLVVNKARGVLSVAAIKAPGFGERRKALLQDIAILTDGQLISEEIGLSLDTASIEALGTARTITIDKESTTIVAGTTTKPEIQKRIGQIRKQLEETDSEYDQEKLQERIAKLAGGVAVIKVGAATETELKDRKLRIEDALNATKAAVAEGIVPGGGKTLIYLASKVDEIKANFEEEEKIGADIVKRALEAPLRQIADNAGAEGSIIVSRVKDSEFNVGYNAATGEFEDLIAAGIIDPAKVVRSALQNAASIAGLVLTTEAIVVEKPEKKAAVPADPGMGGMGGMGGMGGMGGMGMF; via the coding sequence ATGGCAAAAATTATTGCATTTGACGAAGAGTCACGGCGTGCTTTAGAGCGGGGTGTTAATGCCCTGGCTGATGCGGTGAAAATCACTTTGGGGCCAAAGGGTCGTAACGTGCTTTTAGAAAAAAAGTACGGCACACCCCAAATTGTTAATGATGGTATCACTGTTGCTAAAGAAATTGAATTAGAAGATCCTTTAGAAAATACTGGTGCTAGATTAATTCAAGAAGTAGCATCAAAAACCAAAGATGTAGCAGGTGATGGTACAACCACAGCAACAGTTTTGGTACAAGCTTTAATTAAAGAAGGTTTGAAGAACGTAGCGGCTGGTAGCAACCCAGTGAGCTTGAAGCGTGGGATTGATAAAACTACTGAAGCATTGGTAGCGGAAATTGCTAAGGTAGCCAAGCCAGTAGAAGGTAGTGCGATCGCTCAAGTTGCTACCGTTTCGGCTGGTAACGATGAAGAAGTTGGCAACATGATTGCCGAAGCGGTGGAACGAGTCACCAAAGATGGTGTAATCACCGTAGAAGAATCCAAATCCCTTACCACCGAACTAGACGTAGTAGAAGGGATGCAGATTGACCGAGGATATATTTCCCCCTACTTCATCACCAACAACGAACGCCAAACGGTAGAACTGGAAAATGCCCGGATTCTGATTACCGACAAAAAAATCAACAGCATCCAAGAGTTAGTCCCCATTCTGGAAAAAGTAGCGCGTTTGGGTCAACCCTTACTCATCGTTGCTGAAGATGTAGAAGGAGATGCTTTAGCAACTTTAGTAGTGAATAAGGCGCGGGGTGTACTTTCCGTTGCAGCAATTAAAGCCCCAGGATTTGGCGAACGCCGCAAAGCGTTATTGCAAGATATCGCCATCCTAACCGACGGTCAGCTAATTTCTGAAGAAATCGGTCTCAGCTTGGATACAGCTTCCATCGAAGCTTTAGGTACGGCGCGGACAATCACAATTGATAAGGAAAGTACCACAATTGTTGCAGGTACTACCACCAAGCCAGAAATTCAAAAACGCATCGGTCAAATTCGCAAACAATTAGAAGAGACTGATTCTGAATACGATCAAGAGAAATTACAAGAACGCATTGCCAAGTTAGCTGGTGGTGTGGCAGTAATTAAAGTTGGTGCGGCTACCGAAACCGAACTCAAAGACCGCAAACTGAGAATTGAAGACGCACTCAACGCTACCAAAGCTGCTGTAGCTGAAGGTATTGTTCCTGGCGGCGGCAAAACCTTAATTTACTTGGCTAGCAAGGTAGACGAGATTAAAGCTAACTTTGAAGAAGAGGAAAAAATCGGTGCTGATATCGTTAAACGCGCTTTAGAAGCACCCTTACGACAAATTGCCGACAATGCCGGTGCTGAAGGTTCCATAATTGTCTCTAGAGTTAAAGACAGCGAGTTCAACGTAGGTTACAACGCTGCTACCGGTGAATTTGAAGACCTGATTGCAGCTGGTATTATCGACCCCGCTAAAGTTGTTCGTTCTGCATTGCAAAACGCCGCTTCCATCGCTGGGTTAGTTCTCACCACAGAAGCGATCGTTGTAGAAAAACCAGAGAAGAAAGCTGCTGTTCCTGCTGATCCCGGTATGGGTGGTATGGGCGGTATGGGTGGTATGGGTGGCATGGGTGGCATGGGTATGTTCTAG
- the hpsO gene encoding hormogonium polysaccharide biosynthesis glycosyltransferase HpsO, whose translation MRILVASHTYIVDLNCEKLRALSQLEPGIEVTVVVPKTWKPGGVQNKIIETEYRDEGAFKIVPVSNFSQNHQGLLTFGADLISLLREFRPQILQAEQGSRALAYAQLIVLNQILGLKAKNVFFTWWNLPYALKPPIALLEKFNLNNSHGIISGNQDGAEILKQRGYKGPIKVMPQLGVDETLFTPKAQPELAAKLGINIGEFVIGFVGRFVPEKGLLTLLQALTKLPLEKPWKLLLLGRGPLQEELIKIASDNNIQDRVILVESVPHNEVANYINLMSTLLLPSETTYQFKTLTAAGWKEQFGHVLIEAMACQVPVIGSDSGEIPHVIGDAGLVFPEGDVQALANCLLQLMENPYLTQELGEKGYQKSMVQYTNKALAKQQYEFYQELVNI comes from the coding sequence ATGAGAATTTTAGTTGCCAGTCATACTTATATCGTAGACCTGAACTGCGAAAAACTCCGTGCTTTGTCTCAACTAGAACCAGGAATTGAAGTTACAGTTGTCGTCCCTAAAACTTGGAAACCTGGGGGTGTACAGAATAAAATTATTGAAACCGAATACCGTGATGAAGGTGCATTTAAAATAGTTCCGGTTTCTAATTTTAGTCAAAATCATCAAGGTCTACTCACGTTTGGGGCTGATTTAATTTCATTGTTGCGTGAGTTTCGCCCCCAAATACTACAAGCAGAACAAGGTTCTAGAGCGCTGGCTTATGCTCAATTGATTGTCTTAAACCAAATATTAGGGCTAAAGGCAAAAAATGTCTTTTTCACTTGGTGGAATTTACCTTACGCACTAAAACCACCAATTGCCCTATTAGAAAAATTTAATCTCAACAATAGCCACGGTATTATTTCTGGTAATCAAGATGGGGCTGAAATTCTCAAACAACGGGGATATAAAGGCCCTATTAAAGTTATGCCCCAGTTGGGTGTAGATGAAACTCTATTTACACCCAAAGCACAACCAGAATTAGCTGCCAAGTTGGGCATTAACATAGGTGAATTTGTTATTGGTTTCGTTGGACGATTTGTGCCAGAAAAAGGTTTACTGACACTGTTACAGGCATTAACTAAATTACCCTTAGAAAAACCTTGGAAATTACTATTATTAGGTCGAGGCCCATTACAAGAGGAATTAATTAAAATTGCTTCAGACAATAATATTCAAGATAGGGTTATTTTGGTAGAAAGCGTACCTCATAACGAAGTAGCCAACTATATTAATTTAATGAGTACTTTGCTACTTCCTTCAGAAACAACTTATCAATTTAAAACTTTAACTGCTGCTGGTTGGAAGGAACAATTTGGTCATGTATTAATCGAGGCAATGGCTTGTCAAGTCCCAGTTATTGGTTCTGATTCCGGCGAAATACCTCATGTAATTGGTGATGCGGGTTTAGTCTTTCCTGAAGGTGATGTCCAAGCATTAGCTAACTGTTTATTACAACTGATGGAAAACCCATATTTAACTCAAGAACTTGGTGAAAAAGGTTATCAAAAATCTATGGTGCAATACACAAATAAAGCCTTAGCCAAGCAACAATATGAGTTTTACCAAGAATTAGTTAATATTTAG